In Cytobacillus oceanisediminis, the following proteins share a genomic window:
- the rlmN gene encoding 23S rRNA (adenine(2503)-C(2))-methyltransferase RlmN, whose amino-acid sequence MEQKAAEKITAAEQKPSIYTLQLHELKDWLKENNEKAFRAEQIFDWLYTKRVTSFEDMTNLSKGLRDTLSANFSLTTLKTIIQQESADGTIKFLFELHDGYSIETVLMRHDYGNSVCVTTQVGCRIGCTFCASTLGGLKRNLEAGEIVAQVVKVQQALDETDERVSSVVIMGIGEPFDNYDSMLSFLKIINHDKGLNIGARHITVSTSGIIPKIYKFADENMQINFAISLHAPNTEIRSRLMPINRAYKLPDLMDSIRYYINKTGRRVSFEYGLFGGVNDQVEHAEELAKLIKNVKCHVNLIPVNYVPERDYVRTPKDQIFAFEKALKNHGINVTIRREHGHDIDAACGQLRAKERKEETR is encoded by the coding sequence ATGGAACAAAAAGCAGCAGAGAAAATAACAGCAGCCGAACAAAAACCATCCATTTATACTTTACAGCTGCATGAGCTGAAAGATTGGCTTAAAGAAAATAATGAGAAAGCTTTCAGGGCTGAGCAAATTTTTGATTGGCTATACACAAAAAGAGTCACATCATTTGAAGATATGACGAACCTGTCAAAAGGGTTAAGAGATACGTTATCAGCAAATTTTTCGCTGACAACTCTTAAAACGATCATTCAGCAGGAGTCAGCTGATGGGACAATAAAATTTTTATTTGAACTTCATGATGGCTATTCGATTGAAACTGTACTGATGAGGCATGACTATGGTAATTCGGTATGTGTAACTACTCAGGTGGGCTGCCGAATCGGCTGTACATTCTGTGCTTCAACTTTAGGAGGATTAAAACGTAATCTTGAAGCAGGAGAAATCGTTGCTCAGGTCGTAAAAGTACAACAGGCACTGGATGAGACAGATGAACGGGTCAGCTCGGTTGTTATTATGGGGATCGGTGAGCCATTTGATAATTATGACAGTATGCTGTCATTCCTTAAAATTATCAACCATGATAAAGGGCTGAATATCGGTGCACGCCATATCACTGTTTCGACAAGCGGAATCATCCCAAAAATCTATAAATTTGCAGATGAAAATATGCAGATCAATTTCGCGATTTCATTACATGCTCCAAACACCGAAATCAGAAGCCGCCTGATGCCAATAAACAGAGCTTATAAGCTGCCGGACCTTATGGATTCAATCAGGTATTATATAAATAAGACAGGCAGACGGGTGAGTTTCGAATATGGCTTATTCGGAGGGGTCAATGACCAGGTGGAACATGCTGAAGAGCTGGCAAAGTTAATAAAAAATGTAAAGTGCCATGTTAACCTGATCCCAGTAAACTATGTGCCTGAACGAGATTATGTGAGGACACCCAAGGATCAAATTTTTGCTTTTGAAAAGGCACTGAAGAACCACGGCATTAATGTAACCATTCGCAGGGAGCACGGTCATGATATAGATGCAGCATGCGGACAACTTCGTGCAAAGGAGCGAAAAGAGGAGACGAGGTGA
- a CDS encoding Stp1/IreP family PP2C-type Ser/Thr phosphatase encodes MKAVFMTDQGKVRQHNEDNGGIYVNSKGQRLAIVADGMGGHRAGDVASEMTLTSLKGFWDQTDDFQTAGEAEGWLRKHIAEVNTILYEHSKENEQCEGMGTTVVAAICTDRFATIANIGDSRCYILNESGFQQLTEDHSLVNELVRSGQITKEDAEHHPRKNVLLRALGTEAAVEMDIKTITFEEGDLLLLCSDGLSNKVAVAEMSEILKSGRTLEEKAAVLIEQANNNGGEDNITLVIAEYDESNESGMINDD; translated from the coding sequence ATGAAAGCTGTTTTTATGACAGATCAAGGCAAAGTCAGGCAGCATAATGAAGATAATGGCGGCATCTATGTGAACAGCAAGGGGCAGCGCCTTGCCATCGTAGCAGATGGCATGGGCGGCCACCGTGCTGGCGATGTGGCAAGCGAAATGACGTTAACAAGTTTAAAAGGATTCTGGGACCAGACAGATGACTTTCAGACTGCCGGAGAGGCGGAAGGATGGCTGCGGAAGCACATTGCAGAGGTCAACACCATTCTTTATGAACATTCAAAAGAAAATGAACAATGTGAAGGCATGGGAACAACTGTTGTTGCTGCAATATGTACCGATCGTTTTGCCACAATTGCCAATATCGGCGACAGCAGATGTTATATCTTGAATGAATCGGGTTTTCAGCAGCTGACGGAAGACCATTCCCTGGTGAATGAACTTGTAAGGTCCGGCCAGATTACCAAGGAAGATGCTGAGCATCATCCAAGAAAAAATGTGCTCCTCCGGGCATTGGGAACTGAAGCAGCGGTTGAGATGGATATCAAAACCATTACGTTTGAAGAAGGCGATTTATTATTATTGTGCTCTGACGGTTTGTCCAACAAGGTAGCTGTGGCTGAAATGAGTGAAATCCTCAAAAGCGGACGAACACTGGAGGAAAAAGCCGCAGTGCTGATTGAACAGGCCAATAATAATGGCGGCGAAGACAATATAACGCTCGTGATTGCTGAGTATGATGAAAGCAATGAGAGCGGGATGATAAATGATGATTAA